In Archangium violaceum, the following are encoded in one genomic region:
- a CDS encoding MFS transporter — protein sequence MSDATREVEPVRGMRMFLTVWLSQSISVFGSQLTFFSLTVWLSNRLYPAPEQKGQLSFALSAVALAFLLPSVLLAPVAGAWADRHDRRRTLLAADFASAVLGVAPLLLMLTGKLSLPALLLITVLLATFSAFHTAAFESSQASLVPPEQLGRANGMIQASYAISSVLAPSVAALLIALPVHSLSGTVDGTPLVIALDCVSFLVSAVTLLFLRFPQVSPAPAASEQQAGPGLRADIVSGARFIWERPALLWLLGLFAVANVVIGPLQVLQPLILKFDLAADWTARGFRFETALALLQTCFGLGAVTGGITISVWGGLKSRQIYGVLVPMILSGVTLVLLGLNRDLYVAAGLLFLTGTVPPMVNAASLTLWQQQTPLELQGRVFSVRRVIALCTAPAGTVIAGLASAATDPGKVLATLAAGYLVFSVVQLFNPALIRPRQPDVGQA from the coding sequence ATGAGTGACGCGACCCGTGAGGTGGAGCCGGTCCGCGGCATGCGGATGTTCCTGACGGTGTGGCTCTCGCAGTCCATCTCCGTCTTCGGCAGCCAGCTGACCTTCTTCTCCCTCACGGTGTGGCTGTCAAACAGGCTGTACCCGGCACCCGAGCAGAAGGGGCAGCTGTCGTTCGCGCTCTCGGCGGTGGCGCTCGCCTTCCTGCTGCCCTCCGTCCTGCTGGCCCCCGTGGCCGGCGCCTGGGCGGACCGCCACGACCGCCGCCGGACGTTGCTGGCGGCGGACTTCGCCAGCGCCGTCCTGGGCGTGGCACCGCTGCTCCTGATGCTGACGGGGAAGCTCTCCCTGCCCGCGCTCCTGCTCATCACCGTGCTGCTCGCCACGTTCAGTGCGTTCCACACGGCGGCCTTCGAGTCGTCACAGGCCTCCCTCGTCCCCCCGGAGCAGCTCGGCCGGGCCAACGGGATGATCCAGGCCTCCTACGCCATCTCGAGCGTGCTCGCGCCCTCCGTGGCCGCGTTGCTCATCGCCCTGCCGGTGCACTCGCTGTCCGGTACGGTGGACGGCACGCCGCTGGTCATCGCGCTCGACTGCGTCTCCTTCCTGGTGTCGGCGGTGACGCTGCTCTTCCTGCGCTTCCCCCAGGTCTCCCCGGCGCCCGCCGCCTCCGAGCAGCAGGCCGGTCCGGGCCTCCGGGCGGACATCGTCTCGGGGGCGCGCTTCATCTGGGAGCGCCCCGCCCTGCTCTGGCTGCTGGGGCTCTTCGCCGTCGCCAACGTGGTCATCGGGCCCCTGCAGGTGCTCCAGCCGCTCATCCTCAAGTTCGACCTCGCCGCGGACTGGACCGCCCGGGGCTTCCGCTTCGAGACCGCGCTCGCCCTGCTCCAGACGTGCTTCGGCCTGGGCGCGGTGACTGGTGGCATCACCATCAGCGTGTGGGGAGGGCTCAAGTCCAGGCAGATCTACGGCGTCCTGGTGCCCATGATCCTCAGCGGGGTGACCCTGGTGCTGCTCGGCCTCAACAGGGATCTCTACGTGGCCGCGGGCCTGCTCTTCCTGACGGGGACCGTTCCACCGATGGTGAACGCGGCATCACTCACCTTGTGGCAGCAGCAGACGCCGCTGGAGCTCCAGGGCCGCGTCTTCTCCGTGCGCCGGGTGATCGCCCTGTGCACCGCGCCCGCGGGCACCGTCATCGCCGGGCTGGCCAGCGCGGCGACGGATCCGGGCAAGGTGCTCGCCACGCTCGCCGCCGGGTACCTCGTCTTCTCGGTGGTCCAGCTCTTCAACCCCGCCCTGATCCGTCCCCGGCAGCCGGACGTCGGACAGGCCTGA